The Clavelina lepadiformis chromosome 1, kaClaLepa1.1, whole genome shotgun sequence genome segment CGACTCTTTCCCCAGAACTCTGCACAATGAAACAAATCTCAAATATGACGACATTGCGAGGCAGGTTTAAAGGACGATGACAAACCTGGATAATCCGAGCCGCGGCTTCTGGGGTGCCGTCCCACAGATCTATGTGGGCAATTTCCAAGATTCTATCCCCGATCATCAACTGGCCGCAAGCATGAGCCACCCTCCCCTCCACAAGCTCTAAAATGTAAATCCCTGGACTCCCATCATCGCAGGTCGTGATCTGGACAaattcaatcattttattccCAGGCAAAGTTTCGggctttaaataaaaatccCAACTAAACAAATGTGGCAATTTCTCAATTTCATTCATGGATTCTACACAAACCAGCTCTCAAAATTATCCTGCAAATTCTTaagttttgacaaatttatcgacaaatatatcaaaaaaaattgacatttgCAATGTTTCTTGTGTAGAAGGGTTGTTCCAGCACAGATATATATGAAAGATGAACGACGTTCCCACGACAAACAGCACACGTTCAATGCTAATGAACTTTACTGACTATTCAATGACTATTTTCAGATGAGATTTCATGAAATGATCAAGACACACAACACGGAATCCAACCTTGATGCCAAGTTGATCTGACGGCGGCTTGATGAGggaaattgcaattttttccgTGTACGTTTCCTCTGGTGCAACCTCCATGGAGTACGGGTCGGGAACGACGGACACTTTCTCCCGCAAGATCGTGAACTTCATGAGGCGAGAGGCTCTAGTGAGGATGGTCCGAGCTTCAACGTGGCTGATGTTGTGCAAATCCTCTCCATTCACCTGAGTTGCAACTCACATCGATGAATTTCACCTTCACACCCTGATGCCACTCATTTCTCAATAAACAGAACAAGATTTTTGTTGGAAGTATCGACATTGCAGGCAGCTTGGAGCAGACTCAACTACTGCGGTTGCTGTTAAACGCAgcatgacatcacaatgacatGCGTCTATTCTGTTGCTTATGGGAGTAGAGAGCAATTAgaccaaaaaatatttgttgttttacttAAGTGCTCACTCCACCCTGCATGGGCTGTGTAATGTAATGATGACGCGATTGCAGACTCTCGATTATATGAACCATATTTTTGCTCAGTTGCTGTCGTTGCTCTTGAGCAAGACAATTAATGACATCAACTCCTTAACTCTGTCACCATCAGTGGTGAAGAATCCCTCATTTTAAAtcgtgcaaaaactttctttaGTCCGAGGATAATCCCTTGGCAGCAAATACAAACCTAATACACATGCAGATGGTTGAATtactatgacatcatcaatcAATGAATCTTACCTCAATTATGATGTCACCAGGAAGAATTCTTCCATCTTCAGCTACGAGTCCGTATTTTGCGATGCTCTGCACGATGACATTGCGGAGAGGGGTGTCGACCCCACCCACGATGGCGAGACCCAACTCTGCGGTTCCTTCCGGGCGGAATATTTCCACCGAATGCTTCGAGCAGTCCGGGTAGTTGTGCTCTACTGGGTTGCCTGACGTCAAACATGCAACAACGaacataaatttgtttgatgAATCATGAACAACTGCCAacactttatttttatatctttGCTGTTGGCTTTtcaccaaaatattttcaaagaaattaaaaaaacaaactgctaACACCAAAAATTATTCAAGAGGAAATAATTAAAAGGTTAAGAAGCCGTCCAGatggaaaaaagtttaaaatatcaaTGAAGCAAACTGGGCAGCATTATGACATAGTGGTgagatgatgtcataatattCACATCACACAGGAAATTTGTTTAGTCATTGCCTCATTGGCTTTATATTCATGGCAACATTGGACAACACCAGCCAAAGTATTAACAAAGACGAGCAAAGTAGAGCAGGTGGCTGTCAATCAAAGCAAGTGGGAAATGTCGTACCGTCCAGATGTTGGAATTTGCATTTCTTGACGTGCTCCTTCTGTTCATCCCTTGGGCCCCGGTAAGAGCAACCAAACATTGCTTTGGTGCAGCGTAGCATGGTCCCAGGACACCTATTAAGCAGTGGGTTTATTGATAGATTTATCAGAaagagaaaagaaaacatGTGTTCCCTATATTTAGCGCTGGCCTATCTCTATCATGACATTGCTTCTAGATACTTACaagaaacaaagttaaaaaggAGAAATGCTCTTtcagaaggttgagaacctCTGATCAATATTGGTAATAAAATCGAAAAGCTAAGCACCACTTGACTAGAAGTGGCACTTGCCAGGAATGGTAAAACACAACTTGAATTGTGTCAAACAAAAGACAGTCTTTTTACAACTTCACAATCGtaaattattcatttattctattttgccatttattttactttcatttAATTTGAGTTTTCTCTTTTATTTCCAACAACCAACCTTTCCTTAAGATGAGCTTCAAGTTCAGACCTGGCAAGTGTGAGCTTACAATGTCCCTCATTGGGGCAATTCACTTGCAGTTTGTCCACAAGCTTTCTCATCACCAGGCTTGCCTGCCAGCAGTCTGCCGGGCTGCCAACACATATCAtcttttgtaaataattgTTCAATTTGGACTTGTTTGATTTAGAAACCAACACCCCAGATCACCGCTGAGTCATGACACTTCAAATGAATCAAGTTTCTTAAGAACTCTAAGCTTCAAGactacaaatatttacaaaaatgcCCAACATCAAGGTCTTGTCTAGTTTAAGattgaaataatttcaatcaaactaACACCTGGTGGTGAGGTCTTTCCTGTCGATGGGACACATCTTTTTCAGTCtgatgtaatttttgagaCAGACGCAGCAGAATGTGTGCCCACATTTTGTATCGTACGGGTCGAGGAATGGTTGCAGGCAGATGTCACAATGAAGGTCATCATCAACCTCCTGTGATgagcaaaataatttaatgattTCATTGCGTAAGTCATCAAAAGCAGGAAACTATCACTATTTGCTATGGTTAGATGCATATGGCCTCACAATTCTTGCTTCACACTAATATGCATTGTGccaataacaataaaaatcttATAACCCACCTCAGTGTAGTCGTATTCATGATTTTCAGTCAAACGATGTCGCTGTCCACACCTCTTGCAGTATGGTGCGGCATTGATGTTCGAAACCTGATGCTTCATATTCACACTGGATGAGTCAGCACTCGGCGGTGGCAATTCATCCGATGTCAGAGTACTATCTGGCTCCATCGAGTGGTGATCGCTGGTCCTTCTGCTTCTTCTGTTAATACTGTGCGCTCCGGCGTCTAACAATGTCAAAGAGGTAATCGTTGAAGACAGACATAATCAGTGAATGCCATGACAAGGCTGCCAGGGCTATCTTATGTAAGAAGCATAATCATATATAACAGCTGCCACGTATAAAACATTGAAAcgtaatgaaaaataaatctaCCATTCCCAGCAGTGGGGTTCTCTCTTCCTTCACGATTCATTGTCGAAAAATTTCTCTGCCCATCAATCAAGTCAGTGGATTCAGAGCTACGTGGAAGTGGCAGCAAAATTTGGTCGGAATGAACGGCATGAAAATTGCGTAATGGTTCGGAGTTGCATCGTGTGTGTGACGGCCAACTCGAATCGTACGACGGGATTTCGACTTGCAGATCATCCAGCCTCATCCGCTCATCACTCTTTTTCTCCtgtttcttcttcttttctctcTTCTGCTTCGTTTTACTGCTTCTTTTTGAGGAGGTAAACACATCATTGTTTCTTTGCTCACTGACACTGTTGTCGAAATTATTCCGGTTTTCACTGATTGATCTTTGCACCGGCCGCCCAACGGCAACAAATCCAACTCCGCCCCCAGATATGTTGGTTACTTCAACGATGTCGCTGCTCATTTGAGATGCACTCTGTTGGTATTCCATTGGACGATCTGAGCACCCGACCAGGTCCTCGTAGCTGCTTGATATTCCTCTGTTGTCTGCAGCTTCCATGTTCCAAATACTTTTACATAATGTCTAGTTGGCAGCAACAACACAAAACCTTAACTGTGTAGGTCAAGCACAtgacaaaaactttattaatttACACAATGGAGTTATGCTGCCATCGTACTGCGCTTAACACAAGTAACAGTTTCATGAATTACCGTATTCACTTGATCAAAAGGTGTTCTTGATTTCAAGGCTCACACTTGtgaaatgttgcaaaaaattacGGTACTAAAAGACTAACGGCTTGGAAGTGTGAAACCGTTGTCTTACCGATGAAGAAGACTCGAAGAAGTGGACGTAACCAGTAACCACTGCACATGAGTTGCTACTGATTAACAGAAACAGAAGGTAAAATAGAAAATAGAATGTGCCCCTTGATTTAAAGCCGGACACAATGCTTTCAAAATGCCCTGGCTTTCACTCTAGTAAACATAACTAATAAATTGCCAATTATCGCTTAAGATTTACTTCAAGTCATGCCCTGATGAATATAATAATTGTTGTAAGTAAGTATAAGTTGTAATTTAAATTGTCTTCTAGTGCTGCCATAGAAATCTCCCTGCAATAAAGTTTGCTTAAAGTGCGGCGGATAAATatgcaaataaacttaacaCCAGAGCTTGCGTCAGACCAGCCAAGTGCATGGAACAAAGAATATGCAAAAGCATGACTGTGATGTTGGTTCAGTGATTTGGTGAATTTGACAACTTTCTCGTTATACAAACTTCTTGGTAattcatgtttttaaaacaccaGGTCTCTGGCATATCATATAAGTTTTCCAGGTCAAGCTGGGGCTGATTGAGTTAAAAATCTTTGGATGGAAAGAACCAGTGAGTAGCACAACTCTTAAtgtgtttgtcaaaaaaattaaaattttatataacAAACACGACGATTTAACGACCAGTTGGTATTTGATAGGACTGAAATAGTAACCTAGGCACCATCATTTTAAATCACAATTCTTGGAATAATAACACTTCAAATAACtttaaactttataaattaatataatatagatATATGTATATGTATAGTTTCTGTAAATGTACAGTTTGGAGTTTTAAGAAATTCTCCTTACATAATGCAAAACTGAGGTCACGTAGCATGGTGTACAAACAGCAAAACTAACCAATCACGGATTGACAATTCTGAGAAAAATTGCATTCAACCGGTGCTTATACTTGTACTTAACTTTCCAACCCTTTATATTCCAGCAATATGATAACTACTTCTATGATAAACTCATTTTCTAGTATCATTGTTAAGAGCCACCAAAAGCAAACACATTTAGTGcaagttaaacttttatgGCGCAGTTATGTATCTTTGTATGTcgtaaaatttctaactgtTTGTTGAATCTCAAAATCTGAATTACAGTTGTCTGGGTTGCATATCTTTCTCAGATCTCAATCTTTTCAATGACTTACAACTATCAGGGATTAGGCAAACTTTACCCGACACAATGATATTATAGCTCTGCAGAAAGCTCACTAAACACAGAAATTTATATGAAACTTTCAAatactgttttcaaaatttttcctATGCTAAGATTCATCACAAACATGGTATCCAGGAACAAAACTATGTTCAGGAAATAGTTGCTGTGTATCCAGCTTCATGATGTCACAGACGTCAGACGATTGCCTCTTGGccgaaaaaaacatttacatcaTAGGCTATAGGCTTATATACACGAGCCGCTCTTCTACATGTTGGTGAgtggttaattttaattttagctcTCGGCAGACGCCCATAAATAATGCAAACCATCTTCCTTTGTCCTACTGTTAAATTTCTGTTCGGTATTCCTGGCAGCCCTGGAATAAAATATGAAGTAGGCTTCTTATACTTTTGTATTTCGTTGGcatctttaattttattggaATCCTAGCCTAGGTTGTTTCCAGGGTTGCCAGATTTTGCAGAGCAatatataccaaatatcaaaaaattatataccAAATGTATACCAAACGAAtctgcaaaaatatatatataccaaatttataccaaacagatctgaaaaagcaaatgaaacGTTAATGTAAAAACTCTTTTTACACACACACCAACTTTAGGAGTAATTTTTGAAAGCTATCTAACTTACAGAAAAACGTTACTTTGACTGTTTAATTCATAATATGACTAGTTTTATTGATTAGTGACTATTGTTAacgcaaaacactgcagatcAGTTTTAGCCCACATAAATTGGTTCTGGATTAGCATTAGTTTCATCATCTGCAAAGTGTGCAAAGTTTGCAATAAGGTGCATCTCCTCAATCACTAGATTTAGAGATCCAAGGAAATTCATGAGACCATTCTGAACGAAATTTTCGTTGACCATCATAACGTGGTTTCCATTTCCTTGATGCCATTATTattcaattttgaatttatcgTATAACGCCTTATAAACCAACTAAATTTAGCGCCCAGCTACCGTTTTCTCAAGACGGCTGAGAACAGTGAGTGACAGTCAGCACTCAGCAGTTCAGTTTCAGTAAATTCAGTCCTACACTCTACTGTTAGTCTGTTACTGCAGGGTTGCCAGATTGTAAAGTAAATCTGTGGTAGAAATTCagaaacagtttttttaatttcaaaaatataccaAGAATATACCAGTTTTCCAAAATATACCAAACGAAAAAGTCGCATACCAAACAGGTTTGAAATATTCCAGATTTCTGGAATTTGGTATATAAATATACCAGTTGGCAACCCTGGTTGTTTCCACAAAAAAAATAGGTTATTTTAGCGCACTAAGGGTCAAAACCGAAGTTTGGTTGTAAATAACTTTCAATTTATAATTTAGAAACGCTACGTGTGTGAAATTTTGTTGGAACAGAATAGCGGTTATAGAGCGTTcgttaaaatatatattttaattttggtgtcatctgaaaaataaatttaataaaacaaaagcaagtttaaAATGGTGCTTTTTGTTTCgcttagtttgatgacattgcATGTGAGGCTTGTGAGCTGTTTCATCAGatctttgtatttttcagAAAACCAATTTCTTCGAACCCCCTTCTGTTCTATTATCCTGACAAATCATTGCGAATTTGGGGTAGACCACACAAAAATGCGAACCGAATAGAAAGATTAATCCATCAGAGAGGAAGCCTATACCAAGGTGACCTGGCCTCGAGCAATGAGGAGTCATCTTCGTTCGAAATACACACATTTATATCTTTTCTTACGTACATTGATCAAATTTGATCCACTGGATTTTATCTTGACACTGGGGCTAGGCAGTACAACGGCAGTGACATCAGGTATCGAACACGTACCGCATCATTGCGAGCACAACAAAGAAACCCTTCGACACACGAGTCGAACATGAGAATTACAAATTGATTTTTAGAGCGGAGTTATATTAAGCGGCGTATTTTCCATGGAAGTTCAACCTAACAAGCGGATTCTGCTGCAATCGGACACGATCCAGCAAATTCTACTACAATGAATGTATCTTTGTCACTTCGCTGCCTCAAGAAGAAGAACATATTTTTAgatcatttatttataaacAACTACAGTCGAGATATATCGAGATCATAGACTTCAATCAATCTTTAAGAAGATTTTACGGCAGtggtatgacgtcacaatagaaGTCGATTGATCGAAACCGATGCCGATCTTCCTATGGCACCCTGGGTAAAAAACGGCGGGAAGGATTAAGTTGGCCACGTAGCACAAAATAGTTGGTCCAAGTTGAGCAGATCATTGTCAGCGTCAATATTGTCTCaggaaaaagaattttttcgtTGTCTTTTCCTAAAACTGCTCTGTGGTCCACCAGTGGGGGGCGCTGAAGCGTGCgcgaaaaacaagaaatatttacaccataAGTGATTGCGTCattctttcttcttcttcttgcCATtgagtgtgacgtcatcaacctTGCGCTTCTGTGACGGAGGGGGAGTCCCGGATGCACCGTTACCTTTACCTCCGCGCTTTTTACTTCCGGTCACGTGGTGTTTCTCACGTTCCTCGAGTTCCTGGTTCTCACGCTCGATCAAAGTGATGAGGGTGTTGCATCGCCGCTGCAGCTCCTGTGACGTCATTTCTTGTTAAAAACGTCGCGACAGAAGCAGAAAGAATGAAGCCGTGACCTACCATGGAAGTTCGCGATTTTATGAACCAGTCGAAGCGGAACTGAGGAGCTTGCCGCACTGACGCTCTCAGCTCGTCGTAGGCGCTCTCCCGCTCCAGGCCGAGCTTGTGGAGCATGCAGATGAGGAAACGGTCCTCCTCTTCGGTGAAGTTCTTCCCTTTGTTCGTCCCGTACTGGATGCGCAGTTGATGGAACGGGGCTCGATATCGAGCAATCTAGGGTTAAATTAGAAATAACGACGATTCATTGCTTGTCCCGGCGCGATGAACTCACCTTTGCGTCGAGAGCTTTCTTGATGCTGATCTTCCTCTGGATCCTCGCCTCTCCCCGCTCGATCTGCGCCATCAGCCTCTCGATGTCCTGGAGCTCATTGCATCTCTCCCAGAAGACGGCCGAGTACTCTATCACCTCCGCCGGGGTCTTCCCCTCAACCTGAACAACCAATCAAGTGTCACCATGGCAACGATCAAAGTTAACAACTTCGACAGTGGCAAAAATGGACATCTTATAATGTTACCTCCTTAGATATGCTTTCAATGTCGTCTCGGCCAAATTTCTCGTTGGCCTTGATAAACTGGTTGAAGTCTCTCTTGTTCCACCCGGTGAATCCCTGGGTGAGGAGTTGCTCCTTCTCAGAAAGCTCTTCCTCTGTGAGCGCTTCTGCTTCATCAATCTGCTTCTGCTGACGTTGCTGCACTTCTGGATCGCTTTCTCGTGGAACCtgtcattatgatgtcacaatcacATCTTTTGAATCACACCCAATCGGATGATGAGATATGCGCAACATGCTTTATGCTCAACCAGAGACATGCAAGTCGACAATAAAATTAGAtgaaatgacgtcatttgtAAACCATACAAATAAAAAGCTTACAAGTTCGACCAATATCAAGATGACTAAGGTGACCATTGAAAGCCACAACAAAGTTGCAGGAATGCTTAATATTCAACCACAAACGTCGCACCTTGTACCCGATGCTCTTTCTGAAGAACAAAATCTCTTTTTCAAGTAACTCAAACAACCGAGGAGGGAAGAATTGAAAATCTTGCACGCTTGGTTGCTTGGGGGGGCGGGGGGCCTGTAACAACCGATTCGTTCCAAGTTAAAATCCCATACCATGGATCACCACACGATGGCGCTTACCTTCGGTGCTTTCGGCTCACTGACTCGTAGCGCTTCCCTGAAGTATTGATCAACAGCATAGTTCGCTTTCCTCTCACGCTTTGGGGGTTCAATCCACGGCAGCAAGCCACTCTGTAAAATGAGGCTAGTTATCACGAGGTGGGAGGAAAAAGAGATCACCATCCGTGAAGATGCTCCCAACCTCTGATTGCTTCCCTTTCCAGTCCTGGCCTTCAAACTTGTAGACAGAGTAGGCACTTTCACCTTCATCCAGCGTGAACTTGCGAAGCGCGCTTTCACCCAACTCGTTCAATCTTTGCTCCGTCTCTTTAGTCTAAAACATTTGTCGTCAAACCTTAAATCGATATAAATCGACAGAAACAGAAGTCCGCAATTAGGGGAATTACCCTTGCTTCGCCCTGCGCGATGATGGCGTCGATATCCTCATCGGTTATCTCACTTTCCTTGGAGGCAAACACGTGGTTTGCTCCGTGCCGTATCATGTTCAGCATCTCATCTTTGCCCAGCTTCTGGCCCTGGTCCATCAAGCGACCTGGATCACGCAAGGTTGTGTCAAAGCGAGTCACTGACAACTTGCAACAATACGAGTCACTGACAACTTGTAACACTACGAGTCACTGACAACTTGTAACAATACGAGTCGCACCTTGCTGGATGACAATATTGTCGAGGTGGAGTTTCATCTCAGCTCGCTCGATGATGCGCTCCTCCACCGTGTTCTCTGTGATGAGTCGGAACACCATCACCTGCTTCTTCTGGCCGATGCGATGCGCTCGATCCTGGAAGTGAAGAAGTTTAAATGCTGCTGCTACAAGCTCGTGTCATGCTGCAAATGGGGCGTACCATGGCTTGCATGTCTACTTGTGGGTTCCAGTCGCTGTCGTAAAGAATGACTATGTTCGCCGTCATCAGGTTTATCCCGAGACCTCCGGCACGAGTGGAGAGCATGAAGACAAACTTCTCACTCCCTGGCAGAAAAACAAGAAGTTGGAATCTGAATGGTGGCATCTTGTGGCTCCAGTCAACAAGAACATTGACATCTCAATCAAACCACATTACCAGGCCGATTGAATTCGTTTATCTGACGCTGCCTGTCCTCATGCGGGGTCTGGCCATCCAACCTGCAATAGTTGTGTCCGCGCCACATGCAGTAGTCTTCGAGTATGTCGAGCAGTCGAGTCATCTGGCTGAATATGAGGACTCTGTCTCCTGCACAGAAGTCCCGCTTGACATGCTCTCACCAACTTTAACACTAACCACTACAAGGAATAAACACCTGTAGACAATACTACCTTGGCTCTTAAATTTAGGCAGCAGCTTGTCAAGCACGGATAGTTTTCCGCTGTTAATCACGAGATGTTCGTTTGTTGTGTATGGAGGACCTGGTTCCGCTCCATCGAACAAATACGGGTGATTGCAGCATTTCCTCAGCTGCATCAGGATGTTGAGCAGACGCACACGATCAGTCTTTCCAGCTGCAtttatgatgtctatgtcCTTCACCAAGATCTTTGTGTACCTGCGAGAAGCTCTGGTGAGCACGAAACAAACACGACTCGCATCGAGTGAAACCAGAGACAAACCATTCTCTCTGCATCTTGCTGAGTCCCGTGTAAATCTTCGTCTCTTTCTTCGGGAGCAAACTCCGCTCGACGTCGCTCTTCAATCGACGAAGCAGAAATGGACGCAGCACCTGTGCGTGATAGAAGCATCATCATGATTCAAAGTGAACAACAAATGAGAGTACCAGGAATGAAACCGAACTCACAGAATGCAGCCTCGTTACAAGTTGCTGATCCTCCAagttatttgcattgaaccaGGAGTCGAAATCCTGAAACATCAAACAAAGGTCAACACTACATCAATAGCCAGCATTTTGGAGGATAGATCTCCACCTCAGATGAATTGAAGACATCCGGAAGAAGGAAGTTGAGGAGAGCCCAGAGTTCATGGAGGTTGTTTTGAAGAGGAGTTCCAGTGAGAAGAAGACGATTGGTACTCCGGAATTGACGCACAATTGTTGATAACTAAAAAAAATCACACCAGTAGTTGCTAAAAAGTCTGCCATGAACATGAAAGTGATGCAGAGATTATTGctacaaaagttaaaaacaaaaccatgtATTAAACATACCagaatatttcaaatttctaaACAATGACGTACTTTAGACTTTTcattcttgattctgtgggctTCGTCGATTACTACGTAGCGccagttaaattttttgaaacaagcTTTCTCGATGATGACGACTTCGTAGGAAGTTATACAAACATCCCACTCTCCTGGCATCATCACATCCTGGATGATTGTGTGCtgaaaaagaattcaattttGATTGCAATACGTTGGAGGATGACAGCATTAATAAAATGGGACTTATAAGAGAAGCTTCTTATTCTCTGTCAAGGTTTCTGGCACCTCACCCTCTGATCTTTGGAGCCGATGAGACAGACGGTGCGAATCGTGGGGCACCACCTCTCAAACTCATTCACCCAATTCGAGACAGTTGACTTTGGAACAATGACCATGTGAGGGCCGGGGATGCTACGGTAATGCTTTAAATACCCGAGCAGGGAAATTGTCTGCAATGTCTTTCCTAAACCCTGAATGGAAATAACAAGATGGTCAAAGAATCCTTCAAAGTGGTGATGATGATTGCATATTACAAACCATTTCGTCTGCCAGGATGCCACTGATCCCGTTCTCATAGAGGGAAATCATCCAATTCAGTCCACGGATCTGCACGAACAACAGAACATGACAACAGCTCACACCAACCACACCTGCTCATAAGTACCTGGTAATCTCGCATCTCTCCATTCTTGATGTAACGAGGTGACTTCTCGAAGCGGGTGATGGCTCCTTGTGTCTTACGAGCATCCAACAACAACTCTTCATCCTCGTCCTCCTCCGTCCGTCGATGCCGATGACTGCATTACATCATAATCAATACTATTACATCACCATTCACCTTACAGCA includes the following:
- the LOC143456885 gene encoding ligand of Numb protein X 2-like isoform X1 → MEAADNRGISSSYEDLVGCSDRPMEYQQSASQMSSDIVEVTNISGGGVGFVAVGRPVQRSISENRNNFDNSVSEQRNNDVFTSSKRSSKTKQKREKKKKQEKKSDERMRLDDLQVEIPSYDSSWPSHTRCNSEPLRNFHAVHSDQILLPLPRSSESTDLIDGQRNFSTMNREGRENPTAGNDAGAHSINRRSRRTSDHHSMEPDSTLTSDELPPPSADSSSVNMKHQVSNINAAPYCKRCGQRHRLTENHEYDYTEEVDDDLHCDICLQPFLDPYDTKCGHTFCCVCLKNYIRLKKMCPIDRKDLTTSPADCWQASLVMRKLVDKLQVNCPNEGHCKLTLARSELEAHLKERCPGTMLRCTKAMFGCSYRGPRDEQKEHVKKCKFQHLDGNPVEHNYPDCSKHSVEIFRPEGTAELGLAIVGGVDTPLRNVIVQSIAKYGLVAEDGRILPGDIIIEVNGEDLHNISHVEARTILTRASRLMKFTILREKVSVVPDPYSMEVAPEETYTEKIAISLIKPPSDQLGIKITTCDDGSPGIYILELVEGRVAHACGQLMIGDRILEIAHIDLWDGTPEAAARIIQSSGERVDIIVSRRVSHLPASTIVNPWATDRTIPRKSHQAKQVAAMTSRPVNIPLPPIRPPAASFTEKVISIKKSAQESLGIVVAGGVNSARGDLPIFVQDIQPLGVLGKDKRLMRGDLLTQVNGVQLRGLNHDQAISVLKDAAQHCREVLLIAIELNYRGKAEDFALWEELSGVHHQQARRERSGASCWASWTPSWRMWLSVPPRCRITRDVIIKRSPHCGLGFSIIGGRGSSSNDKVPVFVKYVVPNGPAELLGGVRCGDEIAAINGREASSMTHIDVVLALKNTPGSVSLTVMSWPGSVH
- the LOC143456885 gene encoding ligand of Numb protein X 2-like isoform X2, yielding MEAADNRGISSSYEDLVGCSDRPMEYQQSASQMSSDIVEVTNISGGGVGFVAVGRPVQRSISENRNNFDNSVSEQRNNDVFTSSKRSSKTKQKREKKKKQEKKSDERMRLDDLQVEIPSYDSSWPSHTRCNSEPLRNFHAVHSDQILLPLPRSSESTDLIDGQRNFSTMNREGRENPTAGNDAGAHSINRRSRRTSDHHSMEPDSTLTSDELPPPSADSSSVNMKHQVSNINAAPYCKRCGQRHRLTENHEYDYTEEVDDDLHCDICLQPFLDPYDTKCGHTFCCVCLKNYIRLKKMCPIDRKDLTTSPADCWQASLVMRKLVDKLQVNCPNEGHCKLTLARSELEAHLKERCPGTMLRCTKAMFGCSYRGPRDEQKEHVKKCKFQHLDGNPVEHNYPDCSKHSVEIFRPEGTAELGLAIVGGVDTPLRNVIVQSIAKYGLVAEDGRILPGDIIIEVNGEDLHNISHVEARTILTRASRLMKFTILREKVSVVPDPYSMEVAPEETYTEKIAISLIKPPSDQLGIKITTCDDGSPGIYILELVEGRVAHACGQLMIGDRILEIAHIDLWDGTPEAAARIIQSSGERVDIIVSRRVSHLPASTIVNPWATDRTIPRKSHQAKQAAMTSRPVNIPLPPIRPPAASFTEKVISIKKSAQESLGIVVAGGVNSARGDLPIFVQDIQPLGVLGKDKRLMRGDLLTQVNGVQLRGLNHDQAISVLKDAAQHCREVLLIAIELNYRGKAEDFALWEELSGVHHQQARRERSGASCWASWTPSWRMWLSVPPRCRITRDVIIKRSPHCGLGFSIIGGRGSSSNDKVPVFVKYVVPNGPAELLGGVRCGDEIAAINGREASSMTHIDVVLALKNTPGSVSLTVMSWPGSVH
- the LOC143455532 gene encoding SWI/SNF-related matrix-associated actin-dependent regulator of chromatin subfamily A member 5-like, whose protein sequence is MADAAQGSPNNPIQSGSDEEEETKSPPNGPGYAEKMAQDHGKRFEFLLQQTEIFAHFMNPNVKGKSPSSPLKMRGRPRLCSKEEPSFSTDHRHRRTEEDEDEELLLDARKTQGAITRFEKSPRYIKNGEMRDYQIRGLNWMISLYENGISGILADEMGLGKTLQTISLLGYLKHYRSIPGPHMVIVPKSTVSNWVNEFERWCPTIRTVCLIGSKDQRHTIIQDVMMPGEWDVCITSYEVVIIEKACFKKFNWRYVVIDEAHRIKNEKSKLSTIVRQFRSTNRLLLTGTPLQNNLHELWALLNFLLPDVFNSSEDFDSWFNANNLEDQQLVTRLHSVLRPFLLRRLKSDVERSLLPKKETKIYTGLSKMQREWYTKILVKDIDIINAAGKTDRVRLLNILMQLRKCCNHPYLFDGAEPGPPYTTNEHLVINSGKLSVLDKLLPKFKSQGDRVLIFSQMTRLLDILEDYCMWRGHNYCRLDGQTPHEDRQRQINEFNRPGSEKFVFMLSTRAGGLGINLMTANIVILYDSDWNPQVDMQAMDRAHRIGQKKQVMVFRLITENTVEERIIERAEMKLHLDNIVIQQGRLMDQGQKLGKDEMLNMIRHGANHVFASKESEITDEDIDAIIAQGEARTKETEQRLNELGESALRKFTLDEGESAYSVYKFEGQDWKGKQSESGLLPWIEPPKRERKANYAVDQYFREALRVSEPKAPKAPRPPKQPSVQDFQFFPPRLFELLEKEILFFRKSIGYKVPRESDPEVQQRQQKQIDEAEALTEEELSEKEQLLTQGFTGWNKRDFNQFIKANEKFGRDDIESISKEVEGKTPAEVIEYSAVFWERCNELQDIERLMAQIERGEARIQRKISIKKALDAKIARYRAPFHQLRIQYGTNKGKNFTEEEDRFLICMLHKLGLERESAYDELRASVRQAPQFRFDWFIKSRTSMELQRRCNTLITLIERENQELEEREKHHVTGSKKRGGKGNGASGTPPPSQKRKVDDVTLNGKKKKKE